TAGATAGGGTAAAAGTATCTCAGGCCAGCTGCACCACGCTGGCGTCCGAGATGGTCAGCTTGTGGGTCCGGGGGACTGTGCGGCCACCGCGCACCTCGGCCCGCAGGCCAATCAGACAGTCCTGCAGGCGGGTGGGCAGGTTGAGAATCTTGACCTCGGCGTCAATGACCGAATGCTCAACCTCGGCGCCGCGAATCTGGGTACCGCTGCCCACGCTGGTAAAAGGTCCGATGTAGGCGTCTTCAATCACCACGTTTTCGCCCAGCAGTACTGGCCCCACGATCTTGCTGCGGACCACCCGGCTGCTGGCCGGAATATGCACCCGGCCGGTGATCCGGCTGTCTTCTACCAAGCCCTCATTTACCGTTTCCAGGTTTTCCAGCAGCAGACGGTTGGCGTCCAGCAGGTCCTCGGGGCGGCCGGTGTCTTTCCACCAGCCGGCCACCTTTTGCCCGATCACCGGCTGCCCCGCTTCGATCAAGGCCTGGATGGCGTCGGTAATTTCGTACTCGCCGCGCGCCGAGGGCTGCAGGGTTTCCAAGCGGTCAAAAACAGCCGGCGTGAAGCAGTAAAAGCCGGCCACCGCCAGATTGCTGGGTGGGTTTTTGGGCTTTTCCACCAGCCGGACAATACGTTCGCCGTCCATTTCGGCTACGCCGAAAGCACTGGGATCTGCCACTTCAACCAGGGCAATCAGGGCTTCAGGGCGCAGTTCCTGAAAGTGCTGCACATAGGGGGCGACGCCGCCCTCAAACAGGTTGTCGCCCAGATAGACACAGAAATCGTCCTGGCCTACCCAATCTCGGGCAGTCAGGACGGCGTGACCCAGGCCCAGCTGGTCATGCTGGTCAATCAGCACGATCTCCATATCGGTGATCTGCTCCGTGACATGCTCAATCTCGTCGCGGGTAATATCGGAAACAACCACACCGACGCTCTCGATGCCGGCGGCACGCAGCGTATTGATAGCGTGCTGAATGATCGGTTCACCGGCCACCCGCAGCACGGGTTTGGGCCGCGTAAAGGTCAGGGGGCGCATACGTGTGCCCAGGCCAGCTGCAGGAATAATCGCTTTCATCCTTGGCAGTCTAAAACGCGCTTAAGAGTGACCTGGTGAAGGCAACCCAGGCCCAAATTTATGTTAAGACAATAAAAAACCCCCGCCGAAGCGGAGGTATTTGGTGACCCCAACGGGATTCGAACCCGTATCGCCACCTTGAAAGGGTGGTG
This region of Deinococcus sp. Marseille-Q6407 genomic DNA includes:
- a CDS encoding glucose-1-phosphate thymidylyltransferase, producing the protein MKAIIPAAGLGTRMRPLTFTRPKPVLRVAGEPIIQHAINTLRAAGIESVGVVVSDITRDEIEHVTEQITDMEIVLIDQHDQLGLGHAVLTARDWVGQDDFCVYLGDNLFEGGVAPYVQHFQELRPEALIALVEVADPSAFGVAEMDGERIVRLVEKPKNPPSNLAVAGFYCFTPAVFDRLETLQPSARGEYEITDAIQALIEAGQPVIGQKVAGWWKDTGRPEDLLDANRLLLENLETVNEGLVEDSRITGRVHIPASSRVVRSKIVGPVLLGENVVIEDAYIGPFTSVGSGTQIRGAEVEHSVIDAEVKILNLPTRLQDCLIGLRAEVRGGRTVPRTHKLTISDASVVQLA